A window from Brachyhypopomus gauderio isolate BG-103 chromosome 6, BGAUD_0.2, whole genome shotgun sequence encodes these proteins:
- the LOC143517746 gene encoding 3-mercaptopyruvate sulfurtransferase-like codes for MAGQMALVDAKWLADAVKNNRVGPSLRIVDASWYLPKLQRDAAEEFKRSHVPGASFFDIDECCNKTSPYEHTLPNASEFADYVRDLGIGNNTHVVVYDGSDFGSFSAPRVWWMFRFFGHNSVSVLNGGFKNWQREGHPVTDQYCKPERTNFKTSINASWVKTYEDVLENITSKTFQLVDARVEGRFRGTEPEPREGTEPGHIPGSVNMPFPSFMDSSGLERPVEELTELFHQAGVDLQKPIWVTCGSGVTACHIALGAYLCGHEDVCLYDGSWTEWFAKAAPEHVISEGKGEQV; via the exons ATGGCTGGTCAAATGGCTCTCGTTGACGCGAAGTGGTTAGCCGATGCAGTCAAAAATAACAGAGTAGGGCCGAGTTTACGAATTGTAGACGCGTCCTGGTACCTGCCCAAACTTCAGCGCGATGCGGCGGAAGAGTTCAAACGAAGCCACGTACCCGGAGCCTCGTTTTTCGACATCGATGAATGTTGCAATAAAACATCTCCGTACGAACACACGCTGCCAAACGCGAGTGAGTTTGCGGACTACGTCAGGGATTTAGGGATCGGGAATAACACACACGTCGTTGTTTACGATGGCAGCGACTTCGGCTCTTTCTCCGCGCCTCGAGTGTGGTGGATGTTTCGGTTTTTTGGCCATAATTCAGTGTCGGTACTAAACGGTGGATTCAAGAATTGGCAACGGGAAGGTCACCCGGTCACGGATCAATACTGCAAACCCGAGCGCACCAACTTCAAAACTTCGATAAACGCCTCCTGGGTGAAAACGTACGAAGACGTGCTGGAAAACATTACAAGCAAAACGTTTCAGCTCGTCGACGCCAGAGTTGAGGGGCGATTTCGTGGGACTGAACCAGAGCCACGGGAAG GCACAGAACCTGGCCATATCCCCGGCTCCGTTAACATGCCGTTCCCCTCCTTCATGGACTCGTCTGGACTCGAACGGCCTGTCGAGGAACTGACAGAGCTTTTCCATCAAGCAGGAGTTGACCTGCAGAAGCCCATCTGGGTCACCTGTGGCTCGGGTGTGACGGCCTGCCACATCGCCCTGGGCGCGTACCTGTGTGGGCACGAAGACGTGTGCCTTTACGATGGGTCGTGGACTGAGTGGTTTGCCAAAGCTGCCCCTGAACACGTCATCTCAGAGGGTAAAGGCGAACAGGTGTGA